The Setaria viridis chromosome 6, Setaria_viridis_v4.0, whole genome shotgun sequence genome contains a region encoding:
- the LOC117861908 gene encoding uncharacterized protein isoform X2 has translation MGSGWRGILGFDYGIVQAPLGPDISGPELAAAVANAGAIGLIRLPDFPAPEYVRELIRKTRSLTSRPFGAAIVLPFPYDENLRVVLEEKLAVLQVYWGEFPREWVEEAHRAGVKVLHQVGSLEEAGKAKEAGVDGIIVQGREAGGHVIGQEGLFPLLARVVDLVSDSGIPVIAAGGIVDGRGYVAALALGAQGVCLGTRFLATEESSAHPIYKEKLIEMSRTDYTNVFGRARWSYAPQRVLETPFYSVWKNLPDQETEENQPIIGQSIIHGVVISVAWSCMRVRVLG, from the exons ATGGGGTCCGGGTGGAGGGGCATCCTTGGCTTCGACTACGGCATTGTGCAGGCGCCGCTAGGCCCCGACATCTCCGGccccgagctcgccgccgccgtcgcaaaCGCCGGCGCCATCGGCCTTATCCGCCTGCCCGATTTC CCTGCGCCCGAGTACGTGAGGGAGCTGATACGGAAGACGAGGAGCCTGACGTCGAGGCCGTTTGGGGCGGCCATTGTGCTGCCGTTCCCGTACGATGAGAACCTGAGGGTCGTGCTGGAGGAGAAGCTCGCCGTGCTGCAGGTGTACTGGGGTGAGTTCCCGAGGGAGTGGGTCGAAGAGGCGCACCGTGCAGGCGTCAAGGTCTTGCATCAG GTCGGCAGCCTTGAGGAGGCAGGGAAAGCTAAAGAAGCTGGTGTAGATGGAATCATTGTTCAGGGCCGTGAAGCAGGGGGTCATGTAATTGGTCAG GAAGGACTATTTCCACTGTTGGCAAGAGTAGTAGATCTTGTTTCAGACTCTGGCATTCCAGTTATTGCTGCTGGGGGAATCGTAGACGGCCGTGGCTATGTTGCCGCATTGGCACTTGGTGCTCAAGGTGTTTGCTTAGGAACAAG GTTCCTGGCTACTGAGGAAAGCTCTGCGCATCCTATTTATAAGGAAAAGTTAATTGAGATGAGTCGCACAGACTACACAAATGTGTTCGGGCGTGCTAGATGGTCTTATGCTCCACAACGTGTCCTGGAAACACCTTTCTATTCTGTCTGGAAGAATCTCCCAGATCAGGAAACAGAGGAAAATCAACCCATCATTGGGCAGTCTATCATCCATGGGGTG GTGATATCGGTAGCATGGTCATGTATGCGGGTCAGGGTGTTGGGCTAA
- the LOC140223054 gene encoding uncharacterized protein has protein sequence MASGWRGILGFDYGIVQAPLGPDISGPELAAAVANAGAIGLLRLPDWPAPDRVRELIRKTRSLTSRPFGAAIILAFPHEENLRVVLEEKLAVLQVYWGEFPRERVEEAHRAGVKVLHQVGNLEEAAKAKEAGVDGIIIQGREAGGHVIGQEGLFPLLPRVVDLVSDSGIPVIAAGGIVDGRGYVAALALGAQGVCLGTRFVATEESFAHPIYKQKLIEVSHTDYTNVFGRARWPDAPQRVLETPFYTGSKNNLSDQETEESQPIIGHSIIHGVHKDIRRFAGTVPNATATGDIESMAMYAGQGVGLITEVIPAGDVVKRLVVEAKDVIREKLSDLK, from the exons ATGGCGTCCGGGTGGAGGGGCATCCTGGGGTTTGACTACGGCATCGTGCAGGCTCCGCTCGGGCCGGACATCTCGGGcccggagctcgccgccgccgtcgccaacgCGGGCGCCATcggtctcctccgcctccccgacTGG CCCGCGCCGGATCGCGTCAGAGAGCTGATTCGGAAGACGAGGAGCCTGACGTCGAGGCCGTTCGGTGCGGCTATTATACTGGCGTTCCCGCACGAGGAGAACCTGAGGGTCGTCCTGGAGGAGAAGCTCGCCGTTCTGCAGGTGTACTGGGGGGAGTTCCCGAGAGAGCGGGTCGAAGAGGCGCACCGGGCCGGCGTCAAGGTCTTGCATCAG GTTGGCAATCTTGAGGAGGCAGCGAAAGCTAAAGAAGCCGGTGTAGATGGAATAATTATTCAGGGCCGAGAAGCAGGGGGTCATGTAATTGGTCAG gaaggACTGTTTCCACTGTTGCCAAGAGTAGTAGATCTTGTTTCAGACTCTGGCATTCCAGTTATTGCTGCTGGGGGAATCGTAGATGGGCGTGGCTATGTTGCTGCTTTGGCACTTGGTGCTCAGGGCGTTTGTTTAGGAACAAG GTTCGTGGCTACTGAGGAAAGCTTTGCACATCCTATTTATAAGCAAAAGCTAATTGAGGTGAGTCACACAGACTATACAAATGTGTTCGGACGTGCTAGATGGCCTGATGCTCCACAACGTGTCCTGGAAACACCCTTCTACACTGGGTCAAAGAATAATCTCTCAGACCAGGAAACAGAAGAAAGTCAACCCATCATAGGCCACTCTATCATCCACGGCGTG CACAAGGATATTCGTCGGTTTGCCGGTACTGTTCCAAACGCCACAGCAACAGGAGATATCGAGAGCATGGCCATGTATGCAGGTCAGGGTGTTGGGCTAATCACGGAGGTCATACCAGCTGGCGATGTTGTCAAAAGGCTGGTCGTTGAAGCAAAGGATGTCATCAGAGAAAAGCTTTCTGATTTGAAGTAA
- the LOC117860468 gene encoding uncharacterized protein, whose amino-acid sequence MSERARGLTRTRSRARCSSQPPASIMRPGSAAARVFLTAAVFLLALLGLVLEAACLPRPQSHTPRSFPLQGGAGPAREEKVRLGSSPPSCRGKCYECSPCTAVQVPTMSVGPSGPSAARSRARAQPRADEVATLSNYKPVGWKCQCRDRLYEP is encoded by the exons ATGAGCGAGCGAGCACGAGGGCTCACGCGCACACGCTCGCGCGCTCGTTGCTCTAGCCAGCCGCCAGCTTCGATCATGAGGCCAGGATCAGCGGCCGCGCGTGTCTTCCTCACGGCCGCCGTGTTCTTGCTCGCCCTTCTCGGCTTGGTCCTCGAAGCCGCCTGCCTCCCAAGGCCTCAGTCTCATACTCCTCGCTCTTTTCCCCTGCAG ggcggcgcggggccggcCCGGGAGGAGAAGGTGCGGCTGGGGTCGAGCCCGCCGAGCTGCCGCGGCAAGTGCTACGAGTGCAGCCCGTGCACGGCCGTGCAGGTGCCCACGATGTCCGTCGGGCCGTCCGGGCCGTCCGCCGCGCGGTCGCGAGCCCGGGCTCAGCCGCGCGCTGACGAGGTGGCGACGCTCTCCAACTACAAGCCCGTCGGGTGGAAGTGCCAGTGCCGCGACCGCCTCTACGAGCCCTGA
- the LOC117861908 gene encoding uncharacterized protein isoform X1, translated as MGSGWRGILGFDYGIVQAPLGPDISGPELAAAVANAGAIGLIRLPDFPAPEYVRELIRKTRSLTSRPFGAAIVLPFPYDENLRVVLEEKLAVLQVYWGEFPREWVEEAHRAGVKVLHQVGSLEEAGKAKEAGVDGIIVQGREAGGHVIGQEGLFPLLARVVDLVSDSGIPVIAAGGIVDGRGYVAALALGAQGVCLGTRFLATEESSAHPIYKEKLIEMSRTDYTNVFGRARWSYAPQRVLETPFYSVWKNLPDQETEENQPIIGQSIIHGVHNDIYRFAGAAPNVTATGDIGSMVMYAGQGVGLITEIIPAGKVVQRLVAEAKNIIRERLSDFQ; from the exons ATGGGGTCCGGGTGGAGGGGCATCCTTGGCTTCGACTACGGCATTGTGCAGGCGCCGCTAGGCCCCGACATCTCCGGccccgagctcgccgccgccgtcgcaaaCGCCGGCGCCATCGGCCTTATCCGCCTGCCCGATTTC CCTGCGCCCGAGTACGTGAGGGAGCTGATACGGAAGACGAGGAGCCTGACGTCGAGGCCGTTTGGGGCGGCCATTGTGCTGCCGTTCCCGTACGATGAGAACCTGAGGGTCGTGCTGGAGGAGAAGCTCGCCGTGCTGCAGGTGTACTGGGGTGAGTTCCCGAGGGAGTGGGTCGAAGAGGCGCACCGTGCAGGCGTCAAGGTCTTGCATCAG GTCGGCAGCCTTGAGGAGGCAGGGAAAGCTAAAGAAGCTGGTGTAGATGGAATCATTGTTCAGGGCCGTGAAGCAGGGGGTCATGTAATTGGTCAG GAAGGACTATTTCCACTGTTGGCAAGAGTAGTAGATCTTGTTTCAGACTCTGGCATTCCAGTTATTGCTGCTGGGGGAATCGTAGACGGCCGTGGCTATGTTGCCGCATTGGCACTTGGTGCTCAAGGTGTTTGCTTAGGAACAAG GTTCCTGGCTACTGAGGAAAGCTCTGCGCATCCTATTTATAAGGAAAAGTTAATTGAGATGAGTCGCACAGACTACACAAATGTGTTCGGGCGTGCTAGATGGTCTTATGCTCCACAACGTGTCCTGGAAACACCTTTCTATTCTGTCTGGAAGAATCTCCCAGATCAGGAAACAGAGGAAAATCAACCCATCATTGGGCAGTCTATCATCCATGGGGTG CACAATGATATTTATCGGTTTGCTGGTGCTGCTCCAAACGTGACTGCGACAGGTGATATCGGTAGCATGGTCATGTATGCGGGTCAGGGTGTTGGGCTAATCACGGAGATCATACCAGCTGGCAAAGTTGTCCAAAGGCTGGTCGCTGAAGCAAAGAATATCATCAGAGAAAGGCTTTCCGATTTCCAGTAA